Within Bdellovibrio bacteriovorus HD100, the genomic segment ATGAAAACTTCATCACCAAAGCAGGAGCACAAAAATATCTGGCAGAGCATCAGCTGATGGTGATCTGTCCGGACACTTCGCCGCGGGGCTTACAGCTTCCCGGGGAACATGACACCTATGACTTCGGCTCTGGCGCGGGCTTTTACGTGGATGCGACAGTGGATGGTTATAAAGACCACTACAGGATGTACAGCTATGTGAATGATGAGCTTTATTCTCTGATACAGAAACAGTTTGAAGTGTCTGCTGAGCACATCTCCATCATGGGGCATTCGATGGGGGGGCATGGTGCTTTGGTTCTGGGGTTGCGCAATCCCGGGAAGTATCGTTCAGTTTCGGCGTTTTCACCGATTGTGAATCCGGCGCAGTGTCCTTGGGGGCAAAAAGCCTTCACTGGATATCTGGGGAGTGATGCCAGTGTGTGGTCCCAGTACGACGCCACAGAATTGGTAAGTAGTGGTGCCCGCCATCCGGCCAAAATCCTGATTGATCAGGGAACGCAGGATGAATTCCTGCAAAAAGGCCAACTGCTGACTCAGAACTTTGAAGGTGCCTGCAAAACGGCGGGGCAACCTTACGAAGTCAACTACCGAGAACAGTACGATCACAGCTATTACTTCATTGCGACTTTCATCGAAAGTCACATCAAGTTTCACGCAAGTGTGTAAAGCAAAGAGGCCGGTTTCCCGGCCTCTTTTTTAACTGTTTTTAGATTTTCCCCATGTCCAGAACGAATCGATAGCGCACGTCGCTTTTTAGAACGCGTTCGTAAGCCACGTTCACCTGATCAGGTGTGATCAGTTCGATTTCCGGAGTGATATTGTGTTTCGCGCAGAAGTCGAGCATCTCCTGGGTTTCTTTCAAGCCGCCGATCGCAGATCCTGCAAAATTTCGACGCATCAAAATCAGCGGGAAGACGTTTACAGACAGAGGCTTGTCGGGAGCTCCCACAGACACCAGCGTCCCATCCAGTTTCAGTAAACTGAAATAGCGCGCCATTTCAAGATCCGCCGATGAAACCGTGTTGATGATCAGATCAAAGTACATTGCATTGTCCTTGAACGCGTCGGCGTTTTTGGTCAGCACAAAGCGATCCGCACCCAGCTTTAAAGCGTCATCACGTTTGCTTTCGGAGTGGCTCAGCACGGTGACTTCGGCACCCATGGCCTTGGCCAGTTTCACACCCATGTGTCCCAGGCCACCCAGTCCCATGATAGCCACTTTTTTGCCGGGACCGGCTTTCCAGTGCGCCAGTGGGGAATACAGCGTGATTCCTGCGCACAGAAGGGGAGCCGCCTTATCCAAAGGCAAAGAGTCTGGAATGCGCACGACGAAGCTTTCTTTGACAACAATCACGTTCGAATAGCCACCTTGAGTGATGCCGGAACCATCACGCTCCATAGATCCGTAAGTCAGGGTCTGACCTTCCATGCAGTACTGTTCCAGATCCTGTTTGCAGTGCGCGCATTCGGCACAGGAATCCACCAGGCAACCGACGCCGACATGGTCGCCGACCTTGTATTTGGTGACCTTCGGGCCTACCGCGCGGACAACGCCGGCAATTTCGTGACCTGGCACCATCGGGAAATGGCCCGGTCCCCATTCATCACGCACCATGTGAATGTCCGAGTGGCAGATGCCGCAGTATTTGATGTCGATAACAACGTCATGATCTTTCGGGTCGCGACGCTCAAAAGTGTAGGGTTTAAGAGGTGCTTTGGAGGTAGGGGCCGCCATGCCTTTAGCCTGGATCATAGGAGTTCCTTTGTTGAATGTTTCATGATCAGAACCAATAGTACGGCACCGGCCGTCATTGAAAAACCATCTTCGTCTTTATGTGCTTTTAAGAATTACTTAACAATTTCTGGCATTTGTATTGTTAAGCAATGCTTAATAACGCATGAAGAAAGGGTTCATTCTCCTTTATAGTTAAATAGGGCTATGATTTAGTAGATTCAAGACAAGCTGGAGATTTATGCGTCTTTTAAAAACGGTCCTGATTGTACTGCTGGTTGGTTGTCTGTTGGGTGTGGGAGGAGTTGCGATGGTGGGTTGTTCTTCATTTGGTTCTTTGCCTTCCGACGAGCAAGTGGCGGCTTACCAAAACTCTCTGAACTATGACAAAGAAAGAAAGGTGTTTGTTAATCGTCGTCCACGTCTGGTGGAAGAAATGCGCAAGCGCACAATGAATTTTGCCACCACCAAAGAATTCCTGTTCGGTGGGGATGCGGAAAGAATTCCGAGTGAGGCTTTGCCAGAGGTCAGAACTGATTTTGCCAGATTCAGTCAGGCCGGTGATGACCTGAAGGTCGTCTGGTTTGGTCATTCCAGCGTGCTGATGAAGCTTGATGGCAAGAATGTTTTGATCGATCCGGTGCTTTCAACATCCACGGGACCCTTCGGTTTTATGATGAAGAGATTCCAAAAGCCGGTGATTGAGCTTTCTGAATTGCCTGAAATTGATGTGATCATCGTTTCCCATGACCATTGGGATCACTTGGATATGGATTCGATCAAATTCTTTAAGAACAAGTCCACTCGGTTTGTGGTGCCCCTGGGGGTGGCGGCGCATTTGACCGGATGGGGTATTGAAGCCAGTCGCATTCAGGAATTGGACTGGTGGCAGGGGGTGGAAATTGCCGGCATTAAGTTCACGGCAACTCCTGCCCAGCATTTCTCCGGGCGGGGCTTTACGAATCAGAACAAATCCCTGTGGGCTTCGTGGGTGATCAAAAGTTCCAAGCACAATGTCTATTTCTGTGCGGACTCTGGCTATGACACGCACTTTAAGGACATAGGTGAAAAGATGGGGCCCTTTGATTTGGCCTTTATTGAAAACGGCCAGTACAACGAAAAATGGCGTGAGGTGCACCTGTTGCCGGATGAATCCATCCAGGCCTTTAAGGATCTGAATGCGAAAAGGTATTTTCCGATTCATTGGGGCATGTTCTCGCTGGCGCTGCATTCCTGGTCTGAACCGATTGAGAAGATTTCTGCAGCCACGGCCCGTGAGGGAATTTCGTTGGTAGCGCCGCAGATCGGTGAGGTGGTGACCATCAATGATCAATATGTGACTCAGACCTGGTGGAAGAAGAACAACAGCGCCAAGGCGGATTAACCAAAGGAGTCTTCTGTGCAAAGTGATCAGCTGGATGGTTTGATAGCGCTTAAACTCGTGGCCGAAAGAAGAAACTTCACTGCGGCGGCAACAGAGCTGGGTGTTTCCGCTTCGGCGGTCAGTCAGGCAATAAAGCAGCTTGAAGGCCGTTTGGGGGTGGCGTTGCTCAGTCGCACCACCCGCAGCACCAGTCTGACCGAAGCTGGCGAGCAGTTTTTGGCGCAGGCAGGACCGGCGCTGGATCAGATTCTTTCTGCTCTGGCCAATGTGGGAACTTATGCGCAAAAGCCTTCGGGGCTTTTGCGCTTGAATATGCCTCGGATGATATATCCTTGGTTCTTGGCGCCCATCATTGCCAGCTTTCGTAAAAAGTTTCCCGAAGTGGCTGTGGAGTTGTTCTTTGAAGACGCCACTTCAGATGTAATCGGGCAGGGGTTTGATGCGGGTATCAGATTGTCCGATGTTTTGGCCAAAGACATGGTGGCGATGAAGTTGGTCGGACCCGTTCGTTTTGTGCCGGTGGCCTCACCGAAGTACTTGAACAAGGCTGGGCGTCCCAAGCATCCCAAGGACTTGTTGGGTCATGAGTGCATTGTCAGTCGAATTACGCCTGAACGAATTTATGATCGTTGGGAGTTTGAAAACAAAGGAACCGAATTTCAGGTTCAGGTGAAGCCTGCACTGATATTCAATGACTCAGTTCTGGCTTTGCGTGCCGCCCTTGATGGTTTGGGAATTATGTATGCGGCAGAAGAAGCGGTCAGTGACCAGCTGTCGTCTGGAAAGCTGGAGCTGGTGTTGAATCAGTACTCAACCACCAGCGCCGGGTTCTATCTTTATTATTCCAAGCGCTCTCAAGTTCTGCCAAAACTAAGAGCTTTCATCGATCACCTGAAGGCCGAAGGCGTGGTATAGCTGCTTACCAGCATCGGTGGTGGCAAGTGGACGGAGCGCCTCCTGCGCTAACACATTCTTCAATGCACTCTTTGATGAAGTCTCTGACCTTGAGGCTTCGCGGAATGTATTTTAAGCTGACATCCTCTGGAGAACAGAAAATGTAGTCTCCGGCCCATCCGTCACCGGTAGAGCAGATATAGTGATTGCCGTGTTCGTCGCACGCGCCTTCTGTGTAACTACATACATATTTTGCGGCCTGGGCTGGCAGGGCTGACATTAATAACAGTCCAAATACTAAGACATATTTCATCGTTATTTCCTTTCCTGGCGGGTTCTGCCGCTAAAGTAGTCATATTTATTATTGAATAAAAGTTCATTAAAGTTATATATAGTTAACCTATGGATATAGGACGAGTTCGATACTTTCAGGTGTTTGCAGAAACGGGGTCGTTAGTCAGGGCGTCGGAGGTGTTGCACGTGTCGCAGCCGGCCTTGTCCAAGGCGTTGCGCTTGCTGGAGCAAGAGGTGGGCACAAAGCTGCTGGAGCCCGAAGGGCGGGGATTGCGCCTGACCCCGGCGGGCCAGCGTTTCAAAGATGAAACAGCGGGCTTATTGGACCAGTGGTTGAAAGTGCCCGAAAATCTGCTTCGTTCCGATTCGGAGAAAGTTCCCTATCGCCTGGGTTCTTTTGAGGTGTTCACCACTTATTTTCTGAGTCACTTGCTGAAATCGGTCGATCTTGGTCCGCTGGAGCTGCATGAGTACCGTCCTGGTCGTCTGGAGCAGGCCATCGCAGAGGGAGTCGTGGATATCGGTATCACCTATGCGCCCATCCCGAAATCCGGGGTGGACTTTACTGAAGTCACAAAAATTAAAATGGGAATCTTTGGTCTGAAGAAGTTCAAAGGCCTGAATTGGAGTGAGCTTCCGTTTGTTGTGCCGCTGCTTCCGACACAAGGCACGCCATCCAAAGTACAGGGCTTGGATGGCTGGCCGGATCATGAATTCAATCGCCAGATCCTTTACCGCGTCACCATGATGGAGTCGGCCATGGAGCTATGCCGGCAGGGGCTGTGTGTGGCCTATCTGCCGGAGTTCGTGGTCAGCTTGCACAACAAAGCACTGCTGCCGGATTACCGTTTGATCGAGCTGGAATCACCGCTTTCCCAAAAAGAGCGAAAGCAGAGTGTGTTTTTAATTCAGCGAAAAAACAATCCTGAAAGCACACTGTACCGACAGATTGCCAAGAGCCTGCGTAACTTGGGTTAAGGGATCACAGTGGCTCTGGTCCTGCGTAGGGCTGTGGCGAAAGCGTCGGAGCAATCCGGAAATCTTTTGGAAGTTCTCCGGTCAGACTCTGCAGGAAGGCTTTGATCAGGCTGACCTGATCGTCAGTCAGATCCTTATTGAGCTGAAGTTTGCCCATCCAACGAATTGCCGTTTCCAGATCCTTAGCCGAAGCATCGTGGAAGTAAGGTGCTGTCTCATTGATATTGCGAAGTGAGGGCACTTTGAAGACATAGAGATCTTCATCCTTCTTGCTGATCTCCTGGCGTCCCTTGTCCGGAGTTTTGGATTTGGTCACATTCCAGTAGTTCTGAAAGACTCCGAACTTTTGCATGGTTCGGCCACCTATGGCTGTGCCATTGTGGCAGGAGGCGCACCCTACAGTTATAAACTCCCTTAGGCCTTTTTTGGCCTGAGCGGAGATGGCCTTGATGTCGCCCTCCAGAAACTGATCAAAAGGCGCCCGGGTGGTCAGTGACCGCTGATAGATTCCCAGCGCCGCGGCGGCATTCTCAAGCGTCAACGGGGACTTGGAATCCGGGAAGGCCTCTTTAAACAGAGGTTGGTAGCCGGCCAGCTCGAATCTTTTTAAAGCCTCCTCGACAGAGGAGTTTCCATAGCTTAAGTGGGTGGTGAAAGAACGCAGGGCCTGATCCTCGATGCTTGTTCTGTCATTGCGCCAATGAACTATCTCCTGGTACTTAAGGTTCAGGATGGATTGAGCGTTGCGTGCGCCTTTGTTGTTATTGAAACCCGCAGACTGCGGCAGTCGGTCCGTGCTGTAGTACTGAGGTTGATGGCAGCGAACGCAGGTGGTGCTGCCGTCCTTGGAAAGTCTGTAGTCAAAAAAGATCTTTCTGCCCAGTTCGATCTGGGCACTGGAGACTTTGTCAGGCGCTGCCGTTTTTGCCGGAATGATTCCAAACAGTGCTTTTGCTGTCTTTGCGAGGTCTTTGTCGCTATCAGAAGTCGCTTTTGAAGCGGTATTTTCCGACATCGCTTGGGTTCCTGAAAAGAGGAGGATCCCGCAAGTCACCACAGACAAAGCCCAGAACCGTTTAAGAGTTGTTTTCAAGAGACCCCCTTTTATGCATTGATATTAGCTGTTTCAATCTGTTCCCAGTATTCACGCAGATCCAACTCGACTTCAAGTTTTCTCAGTGCAGCGAAGACACCCCCAAGCTTGCGATGCAAAAAGATCAGCTTATGAGGTGGGGGAGAATACTTGAGACTTTGCACCAGCTGCCGGGAGAGCCGGGCATTTTCCTTAACAAACTTGTCGTTCTTAAAGTCGAACTTTCTGCCATTGGCATTTTGAAAGAACGGGCTCATGCCAAGTTTCAAAAGTTCGACGAACACCATTTTGGCATCTTCAGACTCGCGTGAGTCCAGCAGTCCAAATTCGATGGCTGTCGTCACGATCTTTTCCGGCGAGGTGCTGCGGATAGAGCGAAGAAGCTCAATATAGTTCTTTCTAAACTCTGGAGGATAGTGCCGGGAGGCGCCGAAGTCCAGAGCGACAATTTCCAGCTCGGGAGCCTCGCGGATCAGGAAATTTCCAGGATTGGGGTCGGTTTGTACGAAGCCCCACACAAAAAACTCCATGACATAAAGTTCTAACATGGACTTGGCGATGAGCTCGCGTTTTTCCACGGGGGGACGGGTGTCGATCCATTCCTTGAGTGTCAATCCATGTTCGTAGGTCAGACACAAAACTTTGTTGGTGCTGAGGCGATTCAGTGGCTTTGGTGTCTTGATTCGGGCGTGTTTCCAGTCGTGAGAGTCAAAGAGCTCTGTAAAATTTGAAAGGGCCTTGGCTTCGTTAAGATAGTTTACTTCCTGTCGCAAGACCTCTTCAATTTCCGCAAACAGAGAGTCCAGATTCATGCTTCTGCCAGTCAGCAGGCACAGCGTGGACATAAGTCGTTTTAAGGCTTTGATGTCATTTTCGATGGATTGTTCCAAATGAGGATACTGCGCTTTGATGACGATGGGCTTGTTTGCCACTGTGGCTTTATAGACCTGTCCCATGCTGGCGGCTGCAAAAGGTTTATAATTTATGTTTTGCAGTTCTAGAAGCTGATCGTGATTCAGTTCGGCTTTAAGCACCTGGGCAAGGTCAAGTTCAGGACTGTCAAAGGCCTGATTTTGCAGTTGCGACAGGATTTGGATAGCTTCCGGAGGGAAGTAGTCGTCCAGATCCAAGCTTAAAAGCTGACCGGCCTTCATGGCAGCTCCACGCAGGTTCCCCAGGCTTTCGGTAAGAATTTTGGCCTGCTCGATTCTGGATTGAATGTCGCCGGAGGTGAGCTCTTTAAAGCCGATCTTTGTTGCCATTTTTGTAAGCTCAAGCGTTCGTTTCAACCGACTGCTAAAGATAGATCCCATTGCAAGCTCTCCTGGGGTGAAGGCTGGAGGATATTGACATTTAATATAGTTCATACTACTATGAACCAAAATGGAGTTCAAGATGGAAAAGCCAAAAAGCACGTCTCATTCTGGAATCACCGTTTATTATGATGGGCTCTGCCAGCTGTGTTCACGCGAGATAGCTCATTACAGGAAACTGGAGGGGGCTGAGAATATCGCGTTTGTCGACATCACCTCTTCGGGTTTTGACGCAAATACAGAAGGCCTGGATCCACATAAAATTCATAAGAGTCTTCATGTTCGAGATTCTGAAGGTCAGATCTTTACAGGGGTTGAGGCCTTTATTGTGATATGGACTCAGTTAAGAAGTTTGAAAAAGATTGTGCCTTTTGTTTCGTTTGCTCCGGTAAAAAAGACGCTGGAGGCAGGTTACTTCCTGTTTGCCAAAATCCGGCCTTTGCTGCCAAGGAAGAAATGTTCCGACAGCCCTTATTGCAAGACATAGCCGGTATTAAATAAGTAAGAAAGGGCTGTATGGGAATTTCAAAAGTGCTAAGACAGAAGTTTGCCGGTTTTTCGGAAGAAGATCGCGCCAGACTTGTGCGCATGGGCTGGGAGGATCGGACGACTTTTGATGCGATCGCGGTGCAGTTCGGGCTTTCACCAAACGAGTTCGTTCACTTTATGCGAACCGTCCTGTCGGCGAATGCTTTTAGTCGCTGGCGACGTCGTGTGTTTGAGCAGGGGCAACTGAAGAACGAAAAAAGACGGGGATTTAAGGTCACCCGTTTTAAGTGCTCAAGGCAGTCAGTGGACGGAATTACGAAAGGCTGGAAATAGTCCTATTTTTCAGCTTTCAGCGCCTCTTCAGTCCAGCAGGCCAGGGATTCTTCATCACTTTGTCCAATGATAAAATTCAGGGCAAATTGCGCTAAGGTGATCATCTGTCCAAGCTCTTCGACACGGTCGTGTTGAAGCAGGGATTCCTGCTCGCCTCTTTTTTCGTGGATCTTGTGAAGTGTCCCGAATTTTTCTTGAGTGGCCGCAATGATCTTGGCTTCCCGCTCTTTAAGAATGTCTTTGATCACAGGGATGACATTTGGGGCCGCCGAGTATCGTTTTGTTTTCTTTCCATCTTCCGTCATCAGGATAAGGCCATAGGCTTCCAACTCGGAAAGAGCAGGGCTGATCAGGGCTTTAGAGACGCCCAGTCTTTGAGTCAATTCGGCGCCGCTAAGGCTGGTCTTTGACAAAAAGACCTGAGTCCAAATTTGGCCGTGAATTCTGCGAAACCCCCAGTAACGAATAAAGTCCCCCACGGACTCTGACAGGTCACGGAGTTTATTGATTTCAGCTGTGGCGGTTGACGCGGTTGTTTTTTGGTCTGCTTTTCTCATTTAGTTCATGCTACCATGAACTAAAGTCACCATCAAGGTGCGGAGGAGAATTTGTCATGAACAAGTATCCAATGTTTTTCAAGGCGCGGGCAGAAAGCTCCGCCGGAATTCAGAGCCTTTGGGACTCTCAATCAATGTCTGTCGACTCTGGCGTTCGCATGGCGATTCCCGCCGAATTTGAGGGCCCAGGGGGAGGTTTCAGCCCTGAAGATCTTTACGTCATGGCATTGCAGAATTGTTTTGTGGCCACCTTTAAAGTGTTCGCAGAAAAATCGAGACTGGCTTATGAAAAGCTTCGCATTGAGTCCGAGCTGACTGTGGACCGCGATGAACATGGCCGGCCGTGGATGGCACGTTGTTTCTTTAATGTGCATCTTGAGGGCGCAGAGCAGATAGAGAACGCAAAAAGAATTTTGGCCCGCGCCTCAGAAAGTTGTATGATTCTGAATTCGGTCAAAACGGAGAAGGTGTTTGAATTTCATGTGTCTTAAAAGGATCGGGGCATGATGCCACTTGAAACAATCGTATTGCTGCCGGGATTTTTGTGTGATGAGCGCCTGTGGGCCCCTCTGGTGCCGGTTTTTTCCGAACGCTACAATGTTCGCGTGGTGGATTTGAAGCATCCTCAGAATCTGGATGCCATGATTGAAGAAGTGGGAAAGACTTCCGACCAAGCTTTTCATCTGGTGGGCTTTTCCATGGGCGGGTATATCGCCGAAACTTTTGCCACCCGTTTTCCTGAACGAGTGCTGTCTTTGTCTTTGGTGGCGGCCAGCGTTGGGGCCTTGTCTGAAAAAACGCGGGCGGCACGCCTGAAGATGGTGGGACTTTTAAGACGTGGAAAGTACAACGGCATTTCGGAAAAAGAGATGGATCGTTATATCCACCCCGATTTTCTGAAGGACCCGCAAGTGGTCGGCCCCATCATGCAGATGAGTGCCGACTTTTCCTCTGAACAGTATATCAACCAAACCTTGGCCACTGTGGACCGAATCGACAAAGGCGCAGCCTTGCAAGAACTGTCGTTCCCGGTTCTGATCGTGGCGGCGGCCAATGATCGGGTGGTTCCGTTGGAGTCCTTGAAGAATCGTCATGCCCAGATATCACGCTCTAAGTTCCGGGTGATTGATCATTGCGGGCATTATGTGCCGTTGGAACAGCCAGCCGAACTGGGTCAAGCCGTTCTTGATTTTGTCGGGCGGTGAGTGGTGAAACAAACGTGGGGCATCATTGGCTTGGGTTGGTTGGGGCAGAAGCTTTCTGAACACTTAAGTCAAAAAGGCATCGAAAACTGGGGCACCCGCAGTCAGGATTTTGACTGGGGTTGTGATGATTTTCCGACCAAACCCTGTGATGTGCTTTTTCTGAATACACCGCCGCTGTTGCAAATCAATCCTGAAAACTTTGTTGCCAAAATTCCGACAGGTGGTTATCGCCGGATTATTTTTATCAGTTCGATTTCCGTGTATGGCAATCAAGCCGGCAGCATCACTGAACAAACAACGACTGAGCCCATGACAGACAGTGCGCGTTGGTTGGTGGCTGTGGAAAATCTTTTAAGTGAGAAGTTCACCGGTAAACTGACGGTGATTCGTCCCGGGGGTTTGGTTGGTGGCGACCGGCACCCTGCCAAAAGTTTGTCGCAGAGTCAGCGGCCTTGCGCTGGGAATTCAGCCGTGAATCTGATTCACCGTGACGATCTGGTGCAGATCATCTGGGCGGCGGCTCAGGCAGAATCAGCCTGGCCTGTCATTAATGCTGTGACGCCATTTCATCCTGCAAAAAAAGAATACTACGGCGAGTGGACGGCCGCGCGGGGAATGGCTCCTGTTTTATTTACTGATACACAAGAGCCTTCCAAGATTGTGCGCTCGGATGTTCTTCCCAAGATTTATTCAAGCTGGCTTCGTCCGCGTTTGGACTGATTGGTTTTTCAGCAGCACTGCCGATAGATTTGGCAGTTCCGTGTTTTTATTAGCGATGACATCGGAGGCGTGGTAAAGGGATTGCCTCTTATGCATCATGATGTTTCTCTGACGGATGACCAAAATATACGCAAAGATCTGTTCTTTGCCTCGTCGAACCTGCTTAAGAAAATCCGTCAGCTTGAAAAAGACCACACGGACTTTCTGCTCTGGGATCAAATCCTGTATCAAGACTGGTACAATCTGACGTTCCGAGACGAGCTTCAAGCCGGTGAACTGCTTGAAAAACGTCATAAGGTGCTGACCACCTTCCAAGTGCATTTGAAATACGTCGCCAACACCTCGAACGTTCCTTTGGAGCGTGCCTACTGCATGTTGAAAGAGGAAGAAAGCCAGTACCAGGCGGGTGATGATGTGTGGAAGTTTGTTATCGACAAACTGAGAAAGAATCGCTTCGACACCGCGACCAGAAGTTCCGCTGTCGCCGGGGAGCCACTGCCGATCCCTGAAGATGGACCGGCCATCAACTTTGCTGAAATTTTCTTTAAGGACGATTCTGCGCTGAGCGGTCTTAGACGTCGTGCGCGCTCAGTGTATCACTATCTGAATGATATTGACGATGGCATGATGGCCCGTCACTTGTCCGTTCCGATGGCGGGATATCAGTTGTTTAAAGAGACGTTCCAGATTGCCATGAAGTGCGGGGATTGGAAGCTATTGGGTCGTTTGTGGAAAGCAGCCGATCCCGCCTATCAGCAAAGATACCTGCGCAATATGCCGGTGCATTTAAAAGACTTCCTTCAGCAGATCATTGCCGAAAATGCCAGTGAAGAAGCCCTGGAAAAAGAGCAGGCCGAGGCTGAAAGTCTGCTTCGCACCACCTATCGTAAACTGGCGCGCCTGCTTCATCCGGATAAGCAGATCGGTGTTTCGAAAGAACATCAGGATTGGGCTTCCATCAAATGGCAGCGTGTGCAGGCGGCATACAAAGCCCAGGACCACGATGCGTTGAAACGCATCGAGCTGTTATGCATGGCCGAGCTGGGCCAGCTTAATGATTTGACCACCGATGAAATCTATCAAAGCTCGCTGGTGTTGAATGAAGAGTACGAAGCGCTCAAGAGGAATCTGAAGGCCTGTCGCAAGCACCCGGCGTGGAAGTTTTCCAGCCGTCGCAGCTATGAGACACTTAAAAAACAAGCCCGTCTGGAGCTGGAAAAGCGCTTTGGCCCTTTGGAGGCCGAAGTGCACATGCTGGAAAGCCTGCTGAAAATGCTTTCGGCGGCAGAGAAGCAGGCCGTTCATTAGTCCGCTGTGGCGGGCCTACTTCGTTTTACCCAAAGTCATGAATAAAACCATATTTCTGCGGTTGAAGTCGCGGAAGGCGCAGATGCGGCTGGAGCGATTCAATGAAACCTGCATTTGCTTGCTGACTTCGGCAGCGTTCAGGTTGCGATGAAGCTCTTTGGCATACGAGACATTGTACTTTTCAACGTCGGCTCCAGGAATCGGACTTTTTAAAACCGCGTCCTGGCAGAGGTTTTGCAAACCTGTTTGGTTCACAAAGGCCAGGCCCTGAATGCACATCTGCGAGCGAATATAGCGGGCGTCATCGAACTCGCTTTGTGGGCCGCTGGTGCTGCCGATCGCTGCGTAGCGATCTGAGTTCTTAAACCAGTAGTACAGGGACTTCGGAAGCACCGAGAAAATATTGTGGGCCGGAGAGACCTCTTTGTCGTCGACCATGTCCTGCAGAATTCTGCCGTAGCGGCTGAAGAAACCATCAGGTTTTCCGTTTTCAACCTGTTTAAGATCCGC encodes:
- the fghA gene encoding S-formylglutathione hydrolase, which codes for MNLTPLKTHKTFQGLTQFWEHDSAVTKTKMKFSTFIPEGKAKGCVIWLSGLTCTDENFITKAGAQKYLAEHQLMVICPDTSPRGLQLPGEHDTYDFGSGAGFYVDATVDGYKDHYRMYSYVNDELYSLIQKQFEVSAEHISIMGHSMGGHGALVLGLRNPGKYRSVSAFSPIVNPAQCPWGQKAFTGYLGSDASVWSQYDATELVSSGARHPAKILIDQGTQDEFLQKGQLLTQNFEGACKTAGQPYEVNYREQYDHSYYFIATFIESHIKFHASV
- a CDS encoding NAD(P)-dependent alcohol dehydrogenase; translation: MIQAKGMAAPTSKAPLKPYTFERRDPKDHDVVIDIKYCGICHSDIHMVRDEWGPGHFPMVPGHEIAGVVRAVGPKVTKYKVGDHVGVGCLVDSCAECAHCKQDLEQYCMEGQTLTYGSMERDGSGITQGGYSNVIVVKESFVVRIPDSLPLDKAAPLLCAGITLYSPLAHWKAGPGKKVAIMGLGGLGHMGVKLAKAMGAEVTVLSHSESKRDDALKLGADRFVLTKNADAFKDNAMYFDLIINTVSSADLEMARYFSLLKLDGTLVSVGAPDKPLSVNVFPLILMRRNFAGSAIGGLKETQEMLDFCAKHNITPEIELITPDQVNVAYERVLKSDVRYRFVLDMGKI
- a CDS encoding MBL fold metallo-hydrolase, which translates into the protein MRLLKTVLIVLLVGCLLGVGGVAMVGCSSFGSLPSDEQVAAYQNSLNYDKERKVFVNRRPRLVEEMRKRTMNFATTKEFLFGGDAERIPSEALPEVRTDFARFSQAGDDLKVVWFGHSSVLMKLDGKNVLIDPVLSTSTGPFGFMMKRFQKPVIELSELPEIDVIIVSHDHWDHLDMDSIKFFKNKSTRFVVPLGVAAHLTGWGIEASRIQELDWWQGVEIAGIKFTATPAQHFSGRGFTNQNKSLWASWVIKSSKHNVYFCADSGYDTHFKDIGEKMGPFDLAFIENGQYNEKWREVHLLPDESIQAFKDLNAKRYFPIHWGMFSLALHSWSEPIEKISAATAREGISLVAPQIGEVVTINDQYVTQTWWKKNNSAKAD
- a CDS encoding LysR family transcriptional regulator, giving the protein MQSDQLDGLIALKLVAERRNFTAAATELGVSASAVSQAIKQLEGRLGVALLSRTTRSTSLTEAGEQFLAQAGPALDQILSALANVGTYAQKPSGLLRLNMPRMIYPWFLAPIIASFRKKFPEVAVELFFEDATSDVIGQGFDAGIRLSDVLAKDMVAMKLVGPVRFVPVASPKYLNKAGRPKHPKDLLGHECIVSRITPERIYDRWEFENKGTEFQVQVKPALIFNDSVLALRAALDGLGIMYAAEEAVSDQLSSGKLELVLNQYSTTSAGFYLYYSKRSQVLPKLRAFIDHLKAEGVV
- a CDS encoding LysR family transcriptional regulator, with translation MDIGRVRYFQVFAETGSLVRASEVLHVSQPALSKALRLLEQEVGTKLLEPEGRGLRLTPAGQRFKDETAGLLDQWLKVPENLLRSDSEKVPYRLGSFEVFTTYFLSHLLKSVDLGPLELHEYRPGRLEQAIAEGVVDIGITYAPIPKSGVDFTEVTKIKMGIFGLKKFKGLNWSELPFVVPLLPTQGTPSKVQGLDGWPDHEFNRQILYRVTMMESAMELCRQGLCVAYLPEFVVSLHNKALLPDYRLIELESPLSQKERKQSVFLIQRKNNPESTLYRQIAKSLRNLG
- a CDS encoding cytochrome-c peroxidase; this encodes MKTTLKRFWALSVVTCGILLFSGTQAMSENTASKATSDSDKDLAKTAKALFGIIPAKTAAPDKVSSAQIELGRKIFFDYRLSKDGSTTCVRCHQPQYYSTDRLPQSAGFNNNKGARNAQSILNLKYQEIVHWRNDRTSIEDQALRSFTTHLSYGNSSVEEALKRFELAGYQPLFKEAFPDSKSPLTLENAAAALGIYQRSLTTRAPFDQFLEGDIKAISAQAKKGLREFITVGCASCHNGTAIGGRTMQKFGVFQNYWNVTKSKTPDKGRQEISKKDEDLYVFKVPSLRNINETAPYFHDASAKDLETAIRWMGKLQLNKDLTDDQVSLIKAFLQSLTGELPKDFRIAPTLSPQPYAGPEPL
- a CDS encoding ABC1 kinase family protein encodes the protein MATKIGFKELTSGDIQSRIEQAKILTESLGNLRGAAMKAGQLLSLDLDDYFPPEAIQILSQLQNQAFDSPELDLAQVLKAELNHDQLLELQNINYKPFAAASMGQVYKATVANKPIVIKAQYPHLEQSIENDIKALKRLMSTLCLLTGRSMNLDSLFAEIEEVLRQEVNYLNEAKALSNFTELFDSHDWKHARIKTPKPLNRLSTNKVLCLTYEHGLTLKEWIDTRPPVEKRELIAKSMLELYVMEFFVWGFVQTDPNPGNFLIREAPELEIVALDFGASRHYPPEFRKNYIELLRSIRSTSPEKIVTTAIEFGLLDSRESEDAKMVFVELLKLGMSPFFQNANGRKFDFKNDKFVKENARLSRQLVQSLKYSPPPHKLIFLHRKLGGVFAALRKLEVELDLREYWEQIETANINA
- a CDS encoding thiol-disulfide oxidoreductase DCC family protein codes for the protein MEKPKSTSHSGITVYYDGLCQLCSREIAHYRKLEGAENIAFVDITSSGFDANTEGLDPHKIHKSLHVRDSEGQIFTGVEAFIVIWTQLRSLKKIVPFVSFAPVKKTLEAGYFLFAKIRPLLPRKKCSDSPYCKT
- a CDS encoding TIGR03643 family protein; this encodes MGISKVLRQKFAGFSEEDRARLVRMGWEDRTTFDAIAVQFGLSPNEFVHFMRTVLSANAFSRWRRRVFEQGQLKNEKRRGFKVTRFKCSRQSVDGITKGWK